TCACTGAAGGCTTCTGGACAGGGGAGGGGTGCGGGGAGGGTCTGAACTTCCCCTTGGAAATCAATTCTTCCCGCCTTCAACGGAGAACTGGAGAGGGTCCCGGTTGGAGGTGGCAACGCTTTGCAGCCTCCAGCAGAGAAATCGCTTCCCGCCGCCTCTCCCAACCTCCCAGCtcactctctgcctttttctctgctccctctgcttcctcGTTCTCAGGCCCTGGCCTCCTGCCGCGATACTCTGGCCTTCTGCTGTAAGGAGAGGCTCCAAGCTGTGGACCTCATGAACCAGCCGCTGGATAAGGTTCTGGAGCAGGCTGGCCGCCACTCCTGGGTGAACCTCTCCCGCATCCCTTCCCCGAGCTCTCAGGGCCAAAAAACGCCTCCTCCAGACCCTGTGGGCACCTATACCCCAGGTAGGCCTCCACAGAAAGGAGTGCACTGCAGTAGGTACCCTCGGGTGCCCACTCCTCCACCGCTCAGCCACTGCCATCCCTGGGGAATTGCCCCCCTAGTGAGGGGGGCTGAGAGCTCATCTCCACTGAGCCCACGTTCTTGATCAGCTCTTCACGCCCACTCCTGCTTCCCACACACTCCTGCGTGCGAGCACTCGCTCAGTCAGTCCGGGACGCTACTTCTACGAACTCCTCCCCTGGACTTTGTCCAGGTCCTTCAATAAAGTCCCCTCGCCCAGGGCCGAACACAACCTGAACACAGAGGAGGGGGGCTCAGAGAGCCAGGGTCGCCAGGGTCCGGGAAAAGGAGGCCTTGACTCTCCAACGAGTGTCCCCACGCCGCCCGCAGAGTGCGCCACGGCGCTGTACGAAGCCAAGCGACTGTTGATGGAGTCCAAGGACACCTTGCTGGAAATGGCAAAGAACGAGGAGGACATCCGGGCGCAGCAACATCAGATAAGCGATGGCGTGTGCGCCTTGTTGGCGCAGAAGATGCGGGAGACCTTGGAGCTGAAGGTGGGCGCGGCGGATGCCACTGCccgttggtggggggggggggggggggggggggctaggagGGACCAGGGGGGACtacggggggggaggggcgcgggaGCAGAGGAGCCAGGAAGCCACTGTGATCCCCCTGtgctcccaccccacccaggaaAGAATGAATATGACCTTAGGACTAATGCGGGGAACTATCCAGCGGTGCACGAAATTCAACCAGGAAATGTACATCACTCACGGCCTCATCAAGGTGGGCTTTGGCGCCAGACCATGCGGGGTGGGACCAGGGTCGCTGGCCCGGCCGGCCCGGGGGCCTCACTGCTCCTCACACCGCACTCCGCCAGGGTCCTCTGTCAAAACGTCACCTGGAGACCCGAGAGAAGCTGGACAGACCCCTGGTTCGCGTGTACCAGAGACATGTGGGCACCCAGCTGCCCGAAGCCACGCGCCTCGCCCAGGTATGCTCCTGCGTGGCCCCCTCCGCGCCTTCCCGCCCTCTGCAGGTGCAGCCGCATCCCGAGGGTACTGCTGCCCCAAGCACACCTGACCCAGGTAAGACCCCCCTCACCCAGGGCTGTCAGTCCTTCAGCTCCGGGAGGAGACCCTCCGGTACCCACACCTGTCTCAGAAAAAGTGCCCtcctgagcactgggtgttgtatgttgtgtgtgtgtatgtacagagagagagagagagagagagagagagagggagagagaaagtgcccTCAATCTCTGCCCGCCTcgctccctctttttttttttaaatataatttattgacaaattggtttccatacaacacccagtgctcatcccaacaggtgccctcctcaatgcccatcgcccactttcccctctccctgccccccccccccccatcaaccctcagtttgttctcagtatccaagagtcccGGTAAGGCCCTCTCTCAGCCTCGCTGCTTCAGGGACGCCCGCCCAGAGGCTCGCCACCTCCCAGGTCccggccgcccctccccctcgcTCTCCGGGTGCGTCCCCTTCTCCATCCCCTGCCTGTTTCCGATTCCCTTTCCAGCATTTCTGGCCCCAATGTGTGCCCCCCTCCCTCCGATCTCTTCGAGCCCCTTCCCAGGAGGGGACCTCCCGCAAGCACGCGTGGCCCAGGTGTGCCCTTCCCCTTCGGAGGCCCGCCCCTTCCTAGAGGTGTGCTCCTTTCACACCCGCACCCGGCCCCGGGCGGGTTCGCCCACCCCAGACAGTGCCCAGCTCCCAGCtcggtccccccaccccccaggggacTGAGAAGCTGCAGCGCCACATCTCGCGCGTGGAGAAAAACCTGCGGGAGCTGCTCGCCACGCGCCAGAACCTCGCCCGAAGCCTCAAGTACAAGAGGATCGGGTATGAAGTGGACTTCAACGTGGTGCGCCTGCGCCTGCGCCAGGGGCACCCGCACGTGTACCACCAGCAGGCGCAGCGCCTGGTCGACGACTGGGACCCGCGCACGCCGCCACGTGCGGAGTCCAGCGCCCCCGCCAAGTGACAGGCGGGCCCTCTGCCCCGCCGGCCATCCGGCGCGTTTCTGCCTGCCGGGGCCTGCGGAGCAGAGACTGGACGGCTCCgtggccctccctccctctcgcctGACCTGCCTTCCCTCTAAGCATCCTCTAGCAGAACTATAATTAAAAAGGACACTGATTACCACGTAGGAGGCACCTACTTTATATCACTCACTTACCCTACACCACCTGATGGGCAGTGTATGCTGGGAGTTaacaggctgggctggggctccAGATTTCCGGGGCGATTTCGAATCGCAGCCCCCCAAACtcaagctgtgtggccttgggcaagtccctgcccccctctctggcctcagtgtcTTCACCTGTAAAACGGAGAGGATTACAGCACCCATCTCAAAGGCTTGTAGGAAGGATAGATGAGTCCATGTGTGAGGCCTGTGAGAACGGTAGCTGCCCAATGTTACGCCGCGGATAAGCTGAAATTGTAAGCCCTGATTCTAAAGCCTGCACTCTGAGCAAAATTTGGAGctcccctctgtcctcccctcttaGATGAATGCaggcccccccacacacacttgcTGTTGTTATTAacgctacacacacacacacacacacacacacaggtatagaATATAACTACCACAAAGAATGAGAATTCACTATATTTGCAAAGGTGGAGGCAGGATACAGGAAAACCTCAATGGACAGCAGGGGACCAAGGTGCTGGTAATTGTGGAGAGCCACCTTTGCCACTCCTAAATCCGAAGGGACAAGGTAGTCGAAGGCAGCCAGCCTTACAGTGCTGTCATGTGGTTGCTGGGGACATAAATGCCCCTACCCACCTCTCTCCCTTGGCCAGGGTTCCCTACTGGTTGAAGCCAATGAGAAAGGAAACCCATTGATGCAGTCCATATATGCTCTGGGACACAGAGCTGCCGTCACCCCGCTGACTTTTGAGGCTCTTGCAGATCCTTCCTGGGGCTGGGAATTGTCCCTTTGCCTGCAGCTTTGTCCATCCACCACACCCCAAAACCTTACATAGGGATGCAAGCATTGCCTTTTGCATACAATGCCTCACGCTCTGGGTTGCCATCTGCCACCCTCATGCTTGCTGACACAGCCCCGGTTTGTCACCTCTGCTCACCCACTATTCCCCAACAGTGATTGCATAATCCCCTAGGTTGCCTCAGAACTGAGATGTCAGCTGCTGCCGCAGGTCACGTCATGGGCACCCGGCGAGGCTCTCAGGGACACTATAATGTGGGGGTCATCATCCCATGctagagatgaagaaacagattccAAGAAGGGGCAAGAGGTTAAGTCTGGACTTTAAAAAgtgtggggaggggcgcctgggcggctcagtcagttgggcgcccgacttcagctcaggccatgatctcacggctctcgtgagttcgagccccacgtcgggctctgtgctgacagctcagagcctggagctgttttggattctgtgtctccctctctctctgcccctcgcctgctccccttctgtctctccctctcaaaaataaataaacattaaaaaaaaattttttttaagcgtGGGGATGTGTCTACAAGGGGATATGCCACTGCCCAGAAGAAAATCTGCATGAGAACATCTACAGTGCCTGTCAATAATGCCACCTTGGGGGACCACATTCCAGACCTCCAGAATCTGAACCTCAGGGGGCAGAAGCTGGGGATGCGCTTTTCTAATGAGTTTCCCAGGGATGCCTGCGGCACACCAATGTTGGAAATgcaccctctccctcctgccaatTTCCCCGGGGCTGACTTCTGCATTGGCCACAGCAGACACTAATGGAGAGACCcatgaaaatgttttcactttaatttctttttaaagtcagaaaaaaaaaaaaccgtacGAATGTAGAATGCGTAACATTACATGTTATGTATACTATAGACAATAGTTTATAGTATAtaccatataatatataacattataaatattaaaattaaaatgattgaaACTATAAATCCAGTCTGGATTATATCATCTTTATACCAATGCagagttttatttcaaattttttttattgtggtaaaatatgcgtAACACAAAATTTACTGGCTTAACCGTTTTTAAGTGCCCAGCTCAGTGGCATTAAACACATTCCCATAGGGGCTCAGCCATCACCATCatcccatctccagaacttttttcatcttgcaaaaccaagacctctttcaccattaaatactGACTCCCTATcaaccctccccccgcccctagCTCCCACCATCTACTTTGTCTCTAATTTTGACTACTCTGGGAACTTCACATAAGTTACACCAATGCCGTTGTCAAATAAttcttgaagtttctttttatgaGGAGAGGGGCCCCCGGGTGAAAGTGCCTCAGATCCACGAAAGCCTTTCAACCTCTCCCTTAGATATCGGGCACATCCCCATGTCACTCAGTCGAGGTAATTCAGTAGCATCAACTGAGGCCAGGATTCCGCTGAGCCCTGGGAGATGTATTGTGCAATCAAACACGCTGTTGAGTTTCctcctaataatttttttttaagtttattgttattagtatatccacacccagcgtggagcccaaactcatgaccccgagatcaagagtcacatgcttttctgactgagccggCCGGGTGCCCCTCCtcctaataattttaaaatctgtctGTTTTTCTCCATCCCCTGCCCCATACACTCCTCCACTTCTAGTCCAAGGCATCATCATTTCTTGCCTGGATGGTTTCTGACAACTTCCTCACTGGTCCTGCTCGTGCTGTCTTCTCTGGAAGGCACAAACTATATCTCAGCCAGTGTGGGCATTCTAGTCTCCAGAGCACATCATGGCATGTGGCCGCCACCACGCACGGCTCCTAGAACACAGTCCTACTGTCTTCATCcactcaggctgctgtaacaaaatagcacacctggggagcttataaacaacaggactttacttttcacagttctggaggctgggaagtccaagatcaaggcaccagcatggTCACATTCCCGGGGACCCCCTTCCTGGTTCACAGCTGGTTCCTTCTCACTACGTCCTCATGTGGTGGAAAGGGcaagggagctctgtggggtctcttttataaggacattaatcccATTTAGGAGGGCTCCAATCTCAGGACCCagtcacctcccagaggccccacctcctaatgccgCTATCTTTGGGGGTTTGGAGGTCAACATATGAGTTCTGGGGGGACACAACCATTCAGACCACATCCATCTGACCTCACTGCCGGATCCCTATCCTACTCTACCGCCTTCTCAGGCAACTCTCCCCCACCACGCCCCACCCTTTGCTTCCAGTGTTTTTCAGTTCcgccattttcatttctgtatc
The Panthera uncia isolate 11264 chromosome A2, Puncia_PCG_1.0, whole genome shotgun sequence genome window above contains:
- the CCDC105 gene encoding LOW QUALITY PROTEIN: coiled-coil domain-containing protein 105 (The sequence of the model RefSeq protein was modified relative to this genomic sequence to represent the inferred CDS: deleted 1 base in 1 codon), whose protein sequence is MPVLIPPAERSQDPRVGAPAWRQAATATLQKARQLTDRCEQEAVTMWQPEDSVREPHVARHLCRAANILPWRFRVEMLAGGGTVEKPPPGEGVTLWKGKVKPPAWHARLPLPLHRDARALQSAEVVHAHARGARLAAARLCRAQHQVNGQLWLLQRQREATDRGLAQVRKGLLINQQSSKLRGYRPKSEKVPDKADSMLTWEKEELKSMKRKMERDMEKSEALLKALASCRDTLAFCCKERLQAVDLMNQPLDKVLEQAGRHSWVNLSRIPSPSSQGQKTPPPDPVGTYTPECATALYEAKRLLMESKDTLLEMAKNEEDIRAQQHQISDGVCALLAQKMRETLELKERMNMTLGLMRGTIQRCTKFNQEMYITHGLIKGPLSKRHLETREKLDRPLVRVYQRHVGTQLPEATRLAQGTEKLQRHISRVEKNLRELLATRQNLARSLKYKRIGYEVDFNVVRLRLRQGHPHVYHQQAQRLVDDWDPRTPPRAESSAPAK